A stretch of the Janthinobacterium sp. B9-8 genome encodes the following:
- the era gene encoding GTPase Era, translating to MSEIELQNEANDFRCGFVAIVGRPNVGKSTLLNQLIGQKISITSRKAQTTRHRITGVHSSETAQFVFVDTPGFQTKYQNALNQAMNRSVTSTLADVDVILYVIEAGYFSAADEEVLKLLPDNRPVLLVLNKIDELKDKNEMFPFIEAMNERFKFHAIVPISAQKNLSVDVLLKVVEPLLPKSVPLYDVDQVTDRNERFLAAEIIREKIFRLMGEELPYSMTVEIEKFEDGETRDGRELRRIHAAVLVDRDGQKAMLIGQNGEKLKRIATEARQDMEKLFDAKVFLEVWVKVKSGWADDTRLVRQYGYE from the coding sequence ATGAGCGAGATAGAACTTCAAAACGAAGCAAACGATTTTCGTTGTGGCTTTGTGGCCATTGTGGGCCGCCCGAATGTGGGTAAATCAACGCTGCTGAATCAATTGATTGGGCAAAAGATCAGCATTACATCGCGTAAAGCACAGACGACGCGTCACCGCATTACCGGTGTGCATAGTTCTGAAACTGCGCAATTTGTATTTGTAGATACGCCCGGCTTTCAAACCAAGTATCAGAATGCTTTAAATCAAGCCATGAACCGTAGCGTGACCAGCACGCTGGCTGATGTGGATGTGATTTTATACGTGATTGAAGCAGGTTATTTTAGCGCGGCAGACGAGGAAGTCTTAAAGCTGCTGCCGGATAATCGCCCTGTGCTTTTAGTGCTCAATAAAATTGACGAGCTAAAAGATAAAAATGAAATGTTCCCCTTTATCGAAGCGATGAATGAGCGTTTTAAATTTCACGCTATCGTGCCGATTTCTGCACAAAAAAACCTCAGCGTTGATGTTCTGCTGAAAGTGGTAGAGCCACTTTTGCCAAAATCTGTACCTTTATACGATGTAGATCAAGTGACCGATCGCAATGAGCGTTTTTTGGCTGCAGAAATCATTCGTGAAAAGATTTTCCGCCTGATGGGTGAAGAGTTGCCTTATTCGATGACGGTAGAAATCGAGAAGTTCGAAGATGGCGAAACCAGAGATGGCCGCGAGTTGCGCCGCATTCATGCCGCTGTATTGGTGGATAGGGATGGGCAAAAAGCCATGCTGATCGGCCAGAATGGTGAAAAGCTAAAACGTATCGCCACCGAAGCACGGCAGGATATGGAAAAACTCTTTGACGCCAAAGTGTTTTTAGAAGTTTGGGTTAAAGTAAAAAGCGGCTGGGCGGATGATACTCGTCTCGTTCGCCAGTACGGCTACGAATAA
- the recO gene encoding DNA repair protein RecO has product MARPKQRIDIQAAFVLHQYPYKETSRLLDVFSRDHGRVMMVARGAQRPGSQLRSILLSFQPVLLSWFGVGELKTLHSADWQGGIPQLTGLPLLCGFYLNELLLRLLPRDEPHAMLFASYFEAIRALSHLPADGAGVEPVLREFERILLDEMGYGADWRYCADRPVEAAQRYSFDPTMGVIPVQAHLPQYDGKALLAFAEGDYASVAVQGKLLMRQAFAAILGDSPLHTRQLLIDLQKL; this is encoded by the coding sequence GTGGCAAGACCTAAGCAACGCATTGATATTCAGGCGGCCTTTGTACTGCATCAGTACCCTTACAAAGAAACCAGCCGCCTGCTTGATGTGTTTAGCCGGGATCATGGCCGAGTCATGATGGTGGCCCGGGGTGCTCAACGCCCCGGCTCGCAGCTTCGTAGTATTTTACTGAGCTTTCAGCCTGTGCTTTTATCCTGGTTCGGTGTGGGGGAGCTCAAAACTCTGCACTCTGCAGATTGGCAGGGAGGAATTCCACAGCTCACTGGTTTGCCTCTGCTCTGCGGCTTTTATCTTAATGAGCTTCTCCTGCGTCTTTTACCCCGTGATGAACCGCATGCCATGCTTTTTGCCAGTTATTTTGAGGCAATCAGAGCGTTATCGCACTTGCCTGCCGATGGTGCAGGTGTAGAGCCTGTCTTGCGTGAGTTTGAGCGTATTTTGCTGGATGAAATGGGCTATGGCGCAGATTGGCGGTATTGTGCGGATCGGCCTGTAGAAGCAGCGCAGCGCTATAGTTTTGACCCGACGATGGGCGTTATCCCTGTGCAGGCGCATTTGCCTCAATACGATGGCAAAGCCTTACTTGCGTTTGCAGAAGGGGATTATGCCAGTGTGGCTGTGCAAGGAAAGCTACTGATGAGACAAGCGTTTGCTGCTATTTTAGGCGATAGCCCTTTACATACCCGTCAGTTACTGATTGATTTGCAAAAGCTATAA
- a CDS encoding STAS/SEC14 domain-containing protein, translating to MISISHENDYIQTAVFGEFTLQDYREFEQAVLYQSEFHGPVALLFDLHEMLSYTLDMALEEIKFVRAHGKIFQRVAVVSSDQWVTWSAWISRLFTDAEIGMFTDADDAKTWLAQESAPDGSN from the coding sequence ATGATTAGCATTTCACATGAAAATGATTATATCCAGACTGCAGTTTTTGGTGAATTTACCTTGCAGGATTATCGCGAATTTGAACAGGCTGTTCTTTATCAGTCTGAATTTCATGGTCCTGTGGCATTGCTATTTGATTTACACGAAATGCTGAGCTATACGCTTGACATGGCTTTAGAAGAAATTAAGTTTGTCCGTGCACACGGGAAAATATTCCAGCGTGTGGCCGTCGTGAGTTCTGATCAATGGGTGACTTGGTCTGCATGGATTAGTCGTCTATTTACAGATGCAGAAATTGGCATGTTTACGGATGCTGATGATGCTAAAACCTGGCTTGCTCAAGAATCTGCCCCTGATGGGTCGAACTAA
- the rnc gene encoding ribonuclease III yields the protein MSVVLPPERLLRVLSYSFKEPKLFKQALTHRSFSSTHNERLEFIGDGILNSLIARALYQTFPKLPEGDLSRLRASLVRQEALASIATELNLGDFIWLGEGELKSGGHRRPSILADALEAILGAIWLDGGFDAVAAVVEALFASRIAAIDPLLGAKDAKTSLQEWLQARRYTLPAYTILRQDGESPDQIFEVSCCIVEVKLLTKGVGTSRRAAEQLAAESALTILQDKFPLKSKHAALLAAKGKRS from the coding sequence GTGAGTGTTGTTCTTCCCCCAGAGCGCCTTTTAAGGGTGCTCTCTTATTCTTTTAAAGAGCCCAAACTCTTTAAGCAGGCTTTAACGCATCGTAGTTTTTCATCTACACATAATGAGCGTTTAGAGTTTATTGGCGATGGCATTTTAAATTCGCTGATTGCACGTGCTTTGTATCAAACTTTCCCTAAATTACCCGAGGGCGACTTATCACGCTTAAGGGCCAGCTTAGTGCGGCAAGAGGCTTTGGCCAGCATTGCCACTGAGCTTAATTTAGGTGATTTTATCTGGCTGGGTGAGGGTGAGCTTAAAAGCGGGGGGCATCGCCGCCCCTCTATTTTAGCCGACGCACTAGAGGCTATTTTGGGTGCTATCTGGTTAGATGGTGGTTTTGATGCAGTGGCTGCTGTGGTTGAAGCTCTATTTGCCTCCAGAATCGCTGCCATTGATCCGCTGCTTGGTGCAAAAGATGCCAAGACCAGCTTGCAAGAGTGGTTGCAAGCCCGCCGCTATACGCTGCCGGCGTACACTATTCTTAGGCAGGATGGCGAATCACCCGATCAAATTTTTGAAGTGAGCTGTTGCATTGTAGAAGTTAAATTACTCACCAAAGGCGTTGGCACAAGTCGCCGCGCTGCTGAGCAACTAGCTGCTGAATCAGCTCTCACCATTTTGCAGGATAAATTCCCGCTAAAAAGTAAACACGCTGCACTATTAGCAGCTAAAGGTAAACGCTCATGA
- a CDS encoding M23 family metallopeptidase produces MSNHSVSIPPHFISRSWLIVLLPSFFTLTAYGVAEFGPKEELTLNTQTESIATPPLIFATDNSPIWHENIIRAGDTLSAVLSRLNVDDKQASQFIRSDPKAKMLFELHPGRSLRAKTDRSGMLLELHYLNNKNQELKLIREGNEFVSSIEEATTQQHTVVKSGTINSSFYASTDQLDIPDDVTKQLIEIFSGQIDFHRGLKKGDRFSVVYESFTHEGLEIKTGKVLAAEFSDKDKTLQAMWYTPPGSDEGAYYTPNGDSLKQSFLKNPVEFSRVSSGFQMRFHPVLKSWRQHKGIDFAASTGTKIMSTADGIISKITEDNSGYGKHIEISHDGKYSTLYAHMSAFTTGLKQGSRVKQGDVIGLVGATGRVTGPHLHYEFKVNGQQVDPIALNLPTAKPIESRYLAHFKPFAEQTKNQLAFLQGIEQARAQ; encoded by the coding sequence ATGAGCAATCATTCTGTTAGTATCCCTCCGCATTTTATTTCCCGCAGTTGGCTGATTGTGCTGCTGCCCTCTTTTTTCACCCTCACCGCCTATGGTGTAGCCGAATTCGGACCAAAGGAAGAGCTCACTCTCAATACTCAAACCGAATCTATCGCCACGCCACCCTTAATATTTGCCACGGATAACAGCCCAATCTGGCATGAAAACATCATCCGAGCAGGGGACACGCTCTCTGCCGTGCTAAGCCGACTGAATGTCGATGACAAGCAAGCCAGTCAATTTATTCGCAGCGATCCTAAAGCTAAAATGCTGTTTGAGCTGCACCCCGGCCGCAGCCTGAGGGCAAAAACAGATCGCTCCGGCATGCTGCTGGAGCTGCACTATCTAAATAACAAAAACCAAGAGCTAAAGCTTATCCGTGAAGGCAATGAGTTTGTTTCTTCTATCGAAGAAGCCACGACCCAGCAACATACAGTTGTGAAATCAGGCACGATTAATAGCTCGTTTTACGCCAGCACCGATCAGCTGGATATTCCTGACGATGTAACAAAACAACTGATCGAGATTTTTTCTGGCCAGATCGATTTTCACCGTGGCTTAAAAAAAGGCGATCGCTTTAGTGTGGTTTACGAAAGCTTTACTCACGAAGGGTTGGAAATTAAAACCGGCAAAGTGCTTGCCGCCGAGTTCAGCGATAAAGATAAAACACTACAAGCCATGTGGTATACCCCGCCCGGCAGTGATGAAGGCGCTTATTACACCCCCAATGGCGACAGCTTAAAACAATCTTTCTTGAAAAACCCTGTTGAATTCTCCCGCGTGAGCTCAGGCTTTCAGATGCGCTTTCATCCCGTGCTAAAATCATGGCGGCAACATAAGGGCATCGACTTTGCGGCCTCCACCGGCACCAAGATTATGTCCACCGCCGATGGCATAATCAGCAAAATCACCGAAGACAATAGCGGCTACGGCAAGCATATTGAAATCAGCCATGATGGCAAATACAGTACGCTCTACGCACATATGTCAGCCTTTACTACAGGCTTAAAACAAGGCTCCAGAGTAAAGCAAGGCGATGTCATTGGCCTTGTTGGCGCAACGGGACGCGTCACGGGCCCGCATTTACATTACGAATTTAAAGTAAACGGCCAGCAGGTCGATCCAATCGCACTCAATCTGCCAACAGCCAAGCCGATTGAAAGCCGCTATCTGGCACACTTCAAACCGTTTGCCGAGCAGACTAAAAACCAGCTGGCATTCTTGCAAGGAATCGAGCAGGCACGCGCGCAATAA
- a CDS encoding anhydro-N-acetylmuramic acid kinase, giving the protein MNGQRLFLGLMTGTSLDGIDAALVDFSSTPPRLIAAQGTPLSDDLRGQLLALQSPQPNELHLAQLAANAHSDACADAIHALLAEAGYAASDIEAIGNHGQTIRHRPECGYTLQIGNHARLAEKTGISVVGDFRSRDVAAGGQGAPLVPAFHQALFASPEQRRALVNIGGIANISLLIPHQPTCGFDTGPGNVLMDLWISQHQGLRYDKDGAWAATGHVLPDLLAQCLQAPYFALKAPKSTGRDLFHQDWLSTQLAHRSDTPADVQATLCALSARSIADTLRDQQIDTLYVCGGGAHNQRLMRMLALELPQTKITTTEALGVAPDWMETYAFAWLAKCCIDRSPANLPEVTGAEGQRILGAIWPA; this is encoded by the coding sequence TTGAACGGGCAACGGCTGTTTTTAGGTTTAATGACGGGCACCAGCTTGGATGGCATTGACGCCGCCCTGGTGGATTTTTCCAGCACGCCACCCCGCTTGATTGCGGCCCAAGGCACCCCATTAAGCGATGATCTGCGCGGCCAGTTGCTCGCCTTGCAGTCCCCTCAGCCCAACGAGCTGCATCTGGCCCAATTGGCCGCCAACGCGCACTCTGATGCCTGCGCCGATGCCATCCATGCCCTGCTGGCAGAGGCAGGCTATGCTGCCAGCGATATTGAAGCCATCGGCAATCACGGCCAAACTATCCGCCACCGGCCAGAATGCGGCTATACCCTGCAAATAGGCAATCACGCCCGCCTTGCCGAAAAAACGGGTATCAGTGTGGTGGGTGATTTCAGATCACGCGATGTAGCCGCTGGCGGGCAAGGCGCGCCGCTGGTGCCTGCGTTTCATCAGGCGCTGTTTGCTAGCCCTGAGCAAAGACGCGCTCTGGTCAATATCGGGGGTATTGCCAATATCTCGCTGCTTATTCCTCATCAACCTACCTGCGGCTTTGATACGGGGCCGGGCAATGTGCTGATGGATTTATGGATTAGCCAGCATCAGGGGCTACGTTACGATAAAGACGGTGCATGGGCCGCAACCGGGCATGTCTTGCCTGATTTATTAGCCCAATGTTTACAAGCCCCCTACTTCGCTCTTAAAGCCCCTAAAAGCACCGGCCGCGATTTGTTTCATCAAGACTGGCTGAGTACCCAGCTGGCCCATCGCAGCGACACGCCCGCCGATGTGCAAGCCACACTCTGCGCCCTGAGCGCCCGCAGCATTGCCGATACACTACGGGATCAACAGATCGATACGCTTTATGTTTGTGGCGGTGGCGCGCACAACCAACGCTTAATGCGCATGCTCGCACTAGAGTTACCGCAAACCAAAATCACCACCACCGAGGCTCTGGGTGTTGCGCCAGACTGGATGGAAACCTACGCCTTTGCCTGGCTAGCAAAATGCTGCATTGATCGCAGCCCCGCCAATCTGCCGGAAGTAACGGGAGCAGAGGGGCAACGTATCCTTGGGGCAATTTGGCCCGCATAA
- a CDS encoding MFS transporter codes for MHQTNQFDLLKSRRFLPLFITQSLGAFNDNLFKNALLVMITFHGLSTAGLSASALVNAAAGIFILPFFLFSSFAGQLAEKYDKARVAQWVKMMEIGIMLAAGIGFWLKDATILMSCLFMMGVHSALFGPLKYSILPQYLKDKELLGGNGLIEMGTFVAILLGQIAGTMIIQHQPHGESLIIWACLGVAVLGWLSSRSMPAAPAPVKDLKINWNVFVETWQIIKHVKQNKTVFNSLLGISWFWFFGAVYLTQLPSLSKNILGGDASVYTLLVALFSIGVGLGSVLCEQLSGRKIELGLVPFGSLGLSFFGIDLFFAIGQPTNTHYTLTEFISLASHWRIMADIGLMGVFGGLFIVPLYALVQIRTEKEFTSRAIAANNIMNSLFMVIAAGMSIALLSSGVSIRGLLLIVALMNIGVSIYIYTLIPEFMMRFLVWIMTHTLYRVRHQGLDNIPDEGPCVLVCNHVSFMDAMIIAGAVRRPVRFVMDHRIFKIPILNFIFRTAGTIPIAPMREDPNMKEQAFDKVAQYLNDGEIICIFPEGKITHTGEINTFKPGIDEIIKRTPVPVIPIALQGLWGSFFSRKDGAAMMKMPSSIWAKIGFIVGEPVPAELANRQYLEQQVRILRADRQ; via the coding sequence ATGCACCAAACAAACCAGTTCGACCTCCTTAAATCCCGTCGTTTCTTGCCCCTGTTTATTACGCAGTCGCTCGGGGCATTTAATGATAATTTATTTAAAAATGCCTTATTGGTAATGATCACCTTTCACGGCCTGTCTACTGCGGGGCTCAGCGCCAGCGCACTCGTGAATGCCGCAGCGGGTATTTTTATTCTGCCTTTTTTCCTGTTTTCATCTTTTGCGGGGCAATTAGCGGAGAAATACGATAAAGCCCGCGTCGCCCAATGGGTGAAAATGATGGAAATCGGTATTATGCTGGCTGCAGGCATTGGCTTCTGGCTAAAAGACGCAACCATTTTAATGAGCTGCTTATTTATGATGGGCGTGCACTCAGCCCTTTTTGGCCCATTAAAATACTCCATTTTGCCGCAATATTTAAAAGACAAAGAACTACTGGGCGGCAATGGCCTGATTGAAATGGGCACTTTTGTCGCCATTCTTTTAGGGCAAATTGCCGGCACCATGATTATCCAACATCAACCGCATGGGGAATCTTTAATTATCTGGGCCTGCCTAGGTGTGGCTGTTTTAGGCTGGCTGAGCAGCCGCAGCATGCCCGCTGCTCCTGCCCCCGTTAAAGACCTTAAAATAAACTGGAATGTATTTGTTGAAACATGGCAAATTATTAAACATGTAAAACAAAATAAAACCGTATTTAACAGCCTATTAGGGATTTCATGGTTCTGGTTTTTTGGTGCGGTGTATTTAACCCAACTACCCAGCTTATCTAAGAATATTCTTGGAGGCGATGCTTCAGTCTATACCCTGCTGGTTGCGCTTTTTTCAATTGGCGTAGGCCTGGGCTCGGTGCTTTGCGAGCAACTCTCTGGCCGCAAAATTGAACTAGGTTTAGTCCCCTTTGGCTCTTTAGGCCTCTCTTTCTTTGGCATTGATCTCTTTTTTGCCATTGGCCAACCAACAAATACTCATTACACACTAACCGAATTTATTAGCCTGGCATCCCATTGGCGCATCATGGCTGATATTGGCCTGATGGGTGTGTTTGGTGGTTTATTTATTGTGCCACTTTATGCACTCGTGCAAATTCGTACAGAAAAAGAATTTACCTCACGCGCAATTGCGGCCAATAACATTATGAATTCGCTGTTTATGGTCATAGCGGCGGGGATGAGTATTGCGCTATTAAGCAGCGGTGTATCTATCCGTGGTCTGTTACTGATTGTGGCGCTGATGAATATTGGCGTGTCTATTTATATCTACACTTTAATTCCAGAATTTATGATGCGCTTTTTAGTGTGGATTATGACCCACACACTCTATCGGGTGCGCCATCAAGGCCTAGATAATATCCCCGATGAAGGCCCTTGCGTGCTGGTTTGCAATCATGTGAGCTTTATGGATGCCATGATTATTGCAGGTGCAGTGCGACGCCCTGTACGCTTTGTGATGGATCACCGCATTTTTAAAATCCCAATCCTCAATTTCATTTTCCGCACGGCAGGCACGATCCCGATTGCCCCAATGCGCGAAGACCCGAATATGAAGGAGCAGGCCTTTGATAAAGTGGCTCAATATTTAAATGACGGCGAAATCATTTGTATTTTTCCTGAAGGAAAAATCACGCATACCGGTGAAATTAATACATTTAAACCCGGCATTGATGAGATTATTAAACGCACGCCTGTACCGGTTATTCCCATTGCCTTGCAAGGCTTGTGGGGTAGTTTCTTTAGCCGTAAAGACGGCGCAGCCATGATGAAGATGCCGAGTAGTATCTGGGCAAAAATTGGCTTTATTGTGGGCGAGCCTGTTCCGGCTGAATTGGCAAACCGCCAATATCTGGAGCAGCAAGTGAGAATATTGCGAGCCGACCGGCAATAA
- a CDS encoding DUF4845 domain-containing protein, whose translation MLNRQRGLSFGTFLMLSIVLVVAAITVLKVVPTYVEYFTVKKAIERTVKEYGAQPPAAIKEGFMRQASVDNIRDISASELQVTQVSSGTTISLSYERVVPVVGNMSLLFAFEIQKSNTQQAAGN comes from the coding sequence ATGCTTAATCGCCAGCGTGGTTTGTCTTTCGGTACGTTTTTAATGCTCTCTATTGTTTTAGTGGTTGCTGCAATTACAGTGCTTAAAGTCGTTCCTACTTATGTGGAATATTTTACAGTTAAAAAAGCAATTGAGCGCACTGTGAAAGAGTATGGCGCGCAGCCACCTGCTGCAATTAAAGAAGGTTTTATGCGGCAGGCGTCGGTTGATAATATTCGTGATATCAGTGCTTCTGAATTGCAAGTGACTCAAGTAAGCAGTGGTACGACGATCAGTTTAAGCTACGAGCGGGTTGTTCCGGTTGTGGGAAATATGAGTCTGTTGTTCGCTTTTGAAATCCAAAAATCGAATACGCAGCAAGCTGCGGGTAATTAG
- the lepB gene encoding signal peptidase I, which yields MSAAMLIFVLVTGVIWGLDRFVWGKKRGEKPVADWVEYGRGFFPVLLAVFVLRSFLVEPFQIPSSSMRPGLVVGDFILVNKFAYGLRTPVINNVMIPVGKPEHGDVMVFNYPENPSLNYIKRVIGLPGDTVEYRNKKLTVNGQAVPTTDMPDHEYVEQGTYLINNKQYNEKLGKHDYSTLAMADVPSVNLGEVRDFPYRENCRYDEEGFSCKVPEGNFFMMGDNRDHSADGRYWGFVPDKYVVGKAFLVWLNFKDLGRVGTSIR from the coding sequence ATCTCTGCGGCAATGCTGATTTTTGTATTGGTGACGGGAGTGATCTGGGGTCTGGATCGGTTTGTCTGGGGAAAGAAGCGCGGCGAAAAGCCAGTGGCGGATTGGGTTGAATATGGCCGTGGTTTCTTTCCTGTTCTGTTGGCTGTTTTTGTATTGCGCTCATTCCTTGTAGAGCCATTTCAAATCCCATCTAGCTCAATGCGCCCTGGTCTAGTGGTTGGCGATTTTATTCTGGTGAATAAATTCGCTTATGGTTTGCGCACGCCCGTTATTAATAATGTGATGATTCCCGTGGGCAAGCCAGAGCACGGCGATGTGATGGTATTTAATTACCCGGAAAACCCATCGCTTAATTATATTAAGCGAGTGATTGGTTTGCCGGGGGACACCGTTGAATATCGTAATAAGAAATTAACTGTGAATGGCCAGGCTGTACCCACGACTGATATGCCGGATCATGAATACGTTGAGCAGGGCACTTACCTGATTAACAATAAGCAATACAATGAAAAGTTGGGCAAGCACGATTATTCAACTTTAGCGATGGCCGATGTGCCTTCGGTTAATTTGGGTGAAGTACGCGATTTTCCATATAGAGAAAATTGCCGCTATGATGAAGAAGGCTTTAGCTGCAAAGTGCCAGAAGGCAATTTCTTTATGATGGGTGATAATCGCGATCATAGTGCTGATGGGCGTTATTGGGGCTTTGTTCCGGATAAATATGTAGTGGGTAAAGCTTTTCTTGTATGGCTTAATTTTAAGGATTTGGGGCGCGTTGGCACCTCAATTCGCTAA
- the lepA gene encoding translation elongation factor 4, with the protein MDHIRNFSIIAHIDHGKSTLADRFIQFCGGLELREMSAQVLDSMDIEKERGITIKAQTAALSYKARNGEIYNLNLIDTPGHVDFSYEVSRSLAACEGALLVVDASQGVEAQTVANCYTALEQGVEVVAVLNKIDLPAADPERVIQEIEDIIGIEATDAVHASAKSGIGIEDILESLIVKVPPPKGNPTGPLKALIIDSWFDNYVGVVMLVRVVDGQISPKEKIMFMSNKSQHLCEQVGVFTPKTVQRTVLKAGEVGFIIAGIKEISNAKVGDTITTAKEPATEPLPGFKEVKSQVFAGLYPIEGHDYEKLRDALEKLKLNDASLHYEPEVSQALGFGFRCGFLGLLHLEIVQERLEREFDMDLITTAPTVVYELLLKSGEVVHVENPSKLPDPSKYEEIREPIITATILVPHDYVGAVMTLCNQKRGNQRNMQYMGRQVMLSYDLPMAEVVMDFFDRLKSVSRGYASLDYDFKEFQVADLIKLDVLVNSERVDALSLIIHRSSSQYRGRELVAKMRELIPRQMYDVAIQAAIGSQIVARETVKATRKDVLAKCYGGDVSRKRKLLDKQKAGKKRMKQVGNVEIPQEAFLAILQVSDK; encoded by the coding sequence ATGGATCATATTCGTAATTTCTCGATCATCGCTCACATCGATCACGGCAAAAGCACGCTGGCTGATCGCTTTATCCAATTCTGCGGCGGCTTAGAGCTGCGCGAGATGAGCGCGCAAGTGCTCGACTCGATGGATATCGAAAAAGAGCGTGGTATCACGATTAAGGCGCAGACTGCTGCGCTAAGCTACAAAGCCCGTAATGGTGAGATTTATAATCTTAATCTGATCGACACCCCCGGACACGTTGACTTCTCGTATGAAGTCAGCCGTTCCTTGGCTGCCTGCGAAGGTGCGCTGCTGGTGGTTGATGCCTCGCAAGGTGTTGAAGCGCAAACGGTGGCTAACTGCTATACCGCGCTGGAGCAAGGTGTGGAGGTGGTGGCGGTTTTAAATAAAATCGACTTGCCTGCGGCCGATCCTGAGCGTGTAATTCAAGAAATTGAAGACATCATCGGGATTGAAGCGACAGATGCAGTGCATGCTTCTGCCAAAAGCGGCATTGGTATTGAAGATATTCTGGAATCGCTGATTGTTAAGGTGCCGCCGCCTAAAGGTAATCCAACGGGGCCGCTAAAAGCCCTGATCATTGACTCGTGGTTTGATAACTACGTTGGCGTGGTGATGTTGGTGCGTGTGGTCGATGGCCAGATTAGCCCGAAAGAAAAAATCATGTTTATGTCGAATAAGTCGCAGCATCTTTGCGAACAAGTCGGTGTATTCACGCCTAAAACAGTGCAAAGAACCGTGCTGAAAGCGGGTGAAGTGGGCTTTATTATTGCGGGGATTAAAGAAATCTCCAATGCAAAGGTTGGGGATACCATTACCACGGCCAAAGAGCCTGCTACTGAGCCTTTGCCTGGTTTTAAAGAAGTAAAATCACAGGTGTTCGCGGGTTTATACCCGATCGAAGGCCATGATTACGAAAAGCTGCGTGATGCTTTAGAAAAACTGAAGCTAAACGATGCGTCTTTGCATTACGAGCCTGAAGTTTCGCAAGCGCTAGGTTTTGGTTTTCGTTGTGGCTTCTTAGGCTTATTGCACTTAGAAATCGTGCAAGAGCGCTTAGAGCGCGAATTTGATATGGATCTGATTACCACTGCGCCGACGGTGGTGTATGAGTTGCTACTCAAATCGGGCGAAGTGGTGCATGTAGAAAATCCGTCTAAACTGCCGGATCCTTCAAAGTACGAAGAAATTCGTGAGCCGATTATTACCGCCACCATCTTAGTGCCGCATGATTATGTGGGCGCGGTGATGACGCTGTGTAATCAAAAGCGCGGTAATCAACGCAATATGCAATATATGGGCCGTCAGGTGATGCTGAGCTACGATCTGCCGATGGCAGAAGTGGTGATGGATTTCTTTGATCGTTTGAAGTCAGTTAGCCGTGGCTATGCGTCCTTGGATTACGATTTTAAAGAATTCCAAGTGGCCGATTTGATTAAGCTCGATGTCTTGGTCAATAGCGAGCGAGTAGATGCTTTAAGCTTGATTATTCACCGCAGCAGTAGCCAGTATCGCGGCCGTGAGCTGGTCGCTAAAATGCGCGAGCTGATTCCGCGTCAAATGTATGACGTGGCGATTCAAGCTGCGATTGGTAGCCAGATTGTGGCGCGTGAAACGGTCAAAGCCACGCGTAAAGATGTATTGGCAAAATGTTATGGTGGCGACGTTTCGCGTAAGCGTAAACTGCTCGACAAGCAAAAAGCGGGTAAGAAGCGCATGAAGCAAGTCGGCAACGTTGAAATCCCACAAGAAGCCTTCCTTGCGATCTTGCAAGTGAGCGATAAGTAA